The Bombus vancouverensis nearcticus chromosome 7, iyBomVanc1_principal, whole genome shotgun sequence region TGGAAAAACTCGCTCTAATAGCGTTGCATGGTTTGCTAGAATCTTTCATGAAGGCTGCACCAGGCGCCATTATGACACCCTCCGTGACTCCTCGCTGCATAATCATCTTCCATGTATCCTTAATGTCTCGAACTTTGATCCAGAGGAAGAAACCTCCCCTTGGTATCGTGAAATCTACCAAACCTGCAAAGTAGGCGATACATATTAATATGCTATCACTAACAAGGATGGCATTACTAATAGTAggaatatcgaaataatttccGTGGATTTAAGAGAAAAACAGTATTCAAATGCACGGCACGCGTTTCAAATCAACAATCGTAAATACGATTAAATAAATGAGCTAATCGCGATTATAAATAACTACGATAAAGCTACttgattatttttcaaaattacgtTCAAAACGAGTAATTTACCAAACGacgtatatatttaatttaaatatttaaatatttaaactaaaaGCAACTCAACGAACAACTGTGAGGAAAACAAGCATATTCCACAGTAAGGATTATCCGCTATTTGCAAATTATACGAACCGCTCAAATGCTTCTCAGCGAGTCTGGCGATAATATCCCTTCGTTGTTTATAGAACCGCTTTATCCCCGTGAAATGTTTCATCATTCCGTCGTATCCCCATAATTTCATCAGCTTGTACAGTATCACCTAGAAACAACGGTTAGTCGTGAAGAAACCGTCCCTTCTTCGCATTCGCATATGATAAAAACCGTTCTGTGTTTACATTTGCGATAACAACCGACACGCGCCACCGTTGATACAAGATGGGCATACGTCCAATGATAATTACCCGAAGCGTGCGAAGCGCTCCCGATATTTTTCACGCGATTTATCttcacactaaagaaataatatttacgtCTACAAAATGATACATAATAACCATCGACCATATCTTTACGAAGCGTGCAGTGACATATGTTTTATTGACGATCGGAACGGTATCGATGCATACtttatacgtacgtacgtacgtattcACGCATACGTCGACTTtgaaaaatcgcgatgattGAAATTGGGCATCGCGCATCTTAGGACTTGTTTATTGTTTTAATTCGCAATATAGCAAGATTAATCTATCTGTAGGTATATCATCGTTGGAGTTACATTGAAACGATTGCAAGCATCGAAACGAGTACTAGAGATTTGTATGATCGTCGTAAGGATCATAATCGAAGCTTTCCATCGTGTTTTATCGTATCGCGATAAAATCACGATTAGAGGCGAAGCTTTGCCAGCTGTACCAAAGCTTGGTGGGGTAGAAAAGCAACCCTACCAACCTGGGATAATGTAGGGGCATGGAGGTGACTGCTCTGCAAGTGGAGTTCTATGCTCGCTATCAGTGGGGCCGCTGCTGTGATGAATCCCAATCTCAGACCACTGCTGATCACTTTCGAGAACGAGTCCAATCTAATCACTCTGCCTTCCGTGTCCAACGATAAGAACGATTTTGGTTCCACCTGCGCATAACCCATTTCGCATGCTATCAAAAATTGTCCGCTATGGACAGTGACAATTATTCAAACTGTTATTTCAGGCAGTCGAACGTGGAATAACATTTAGTACGATTAATACAGAAACTAAATGATATTCTGGGTAATTGGTCGGAACGATAATTGATATTCATTCGACGATTTTATGGTTTTAACTATTTTGTCGTACGTTTCCAGAGAGATTGAAATGCTCTATGAATTTATACCGACCAAAGGAATTAGAAAATTGCATAAACATCGCGACATAATATAATTCTTTTCGCGAAATTATATTTGAGTTTTTAACAATTTCTCAGCGTTTCGGATCTTGCGAACAGCGACACTCTGAGATCTACAAGTGTAGgtaattgtaatttttctttatcAGTGTCGTCGATAGCATCAACTTAATTTTTCGTGCCTCGCTACTCCCTTAACGTCGATAGTGAATTAATTTCCATCGATATAATAGATTTATCATTTTTTCGCTTGGTAATTTCTATCTCTTTCAAACGTTTTGATCGTCGTATCTTTGGTCAAACAATCCTGCGATTGCTTCCAACATCTTTACGCGACATCCGCGAATTATCAGCGAAAAGAATCTATATTTTAAAGAGCGAAGCAATGAGAAAGAAAAATCGcggaaataaaaagagaaagtaGAAAGCAAATATTTGGGAAATAAAAGTGcgagaagaataaaaatatcaCTTACCTCGTTGAAGTGCATGAAATGATAAGGATCGTCATCCAGGATCAGGAAGTTGTATTCGCAGGCTATCCTGTAAATCTCCTTCCGCCTTTCCAACGGGATAATAACGCCTGTGGGATTCGATCCGGTGGCGTTTATGTACATTATTTTTGGCATTTTCTTGCCAGACAGCTCCCTGTTCCTCAACGTTTCCCTGAGAATCTCTGGAACCACACCATGCTCATCCTGAGGGATCGGGATCAGCTCCACCTTATGCGGCGAGACCTGTAATGGAAAAACGATTTTCCTCGATTTTCCTACGCTATCAATCGCTGCATAGTAAAAGCGTCCTGAATTCGTTGTAGCGATAAAGTGTTGTACCTCCGCGTTATATCCGTTACTCCTTATTTGTCAATTGTCCGCTTAAAAATTCGGATTACTTTCCATGTGCGTACATAATAACGAAGACCGCTTATCACAGAGATTATGTATCGAGAAAAGAGGGGAAAGGCGTGTATCTATTGAAACGTACGACTCGACATTTACGACTAGCTATATAACGATGAGGAAAGATATTTATTCCTGTAAACCTCACGTGTTGATAAATCGGAATAGAAGAAATCTCGTAATTATCTGGAAACCCGAATCACTCGagttaatattttatacttacAAAGAAGTTCTTTTTCAGGTCATCGTAAATATTTCATCAGCACAATAATTCGGATTTCTCCGGATTTCTGATTTCTTTTATCGCGCCAGCAAGAATTTCAATATTGCTTCGTATCTCTTACAGTTAACGCTCCGCGAATGAAATATTCTTTAAATTCCAATTTCTCTGTCattaattttagaaaaagaaagagagagagagagagagagagagagagagagaaaggaagttTGTTTCGATCTTGGAAATAATCTAATTGCGTAATATTAAGAGAAACGCGATCGGGTGAAAAATAGCGGAGAATTACCGACCACAACTTCCACGCCCGGATAAAAAGGATCGTGCACCAGGAGAGGATCGCCGGGGCCGAGTATGGCCTCGAGAGTTTTGCTTAATCCGTCCTGAGATCCAGAGACGATCACGATGTCACGGCTCTCCCACAAGGGTGGTGCGTGCGTCCTTCTCTGGAACTCCCTCAGGCTCTGAAACCAATTTAGCATTCAATGTCGTTAAACATATTGAAGGCAATTGCGTTATCTCAAAGTGAGAGGAAAAAAGTGAGAAAGAAGCGGTTTAACTACAAACGTACGATTACCCACGAGTTTTTGATAAATGTAATCGTTATTCGTGTAGAAATACCGTCGAAGATCCTTATCGAGTGACAGGGATGTCGCATTCCACGATCATTTGGATATCTTTATCTTTGATTTTCATCGTATAATCTACGAAATAGCTGTGTTAACTTGCCTCTTCGTATATACGGACTATTTGATTCGATAGGTTCAAAAAGAATTTTAATCTTACTCTTCGTAGCCACGGACTATTTACAGTAGAGTCTAAGAAATGTCAATCTTTAATCTATATCGTTAAAGAAAATATGGACGTTGGATCGAAGAGCATAATGTAGCGATCTGGTAAGTCGAGGTACCAAATAATGTGGCAAACTTCGCGTCTCTGGTAACAACAAAGATAAGAGCAACTATCGTCAAgtgagaaaataatatatcgaaGAATAGCGCAAAATTTAAGAATCGCATGTTTCTTTAGAGGCAAAATTCTAGGAGCTTTTCAACGCGTCTGATCATCTTCCGAACGAGATTAACAAACGCAACAACATCGGCATCGCCacttttatgttattttatcgtGTACGAAGCTTGTATATGGCACGGTTGTGGCAAATGGCGCAAAGATAGAAATCATTAGACAGGGTATAACGAAGATTCTGCGGCGCGCCGATAACTCGCAATTGGAATCCATAAAACAAATTGGTCCGAGTGAAATCCAATTTTCAGTTACCTGAAGAAGCGGCGGGTAGCCCTGAGTAGGAATGTACTGCAAAGCCGAAGCCAATTCTCGGTCGTCAAGGGTGAAAGACGATCCATCTTTGAGTTTGACGGAGATCTCTGCGAAAGGGAAGGTTTCTTCGTTCGGCATACCCTCCGCTAACGAGACCACGTTCTTCGGCGCTGAATACGCTATTTTGGCTGAAAGACGCGCGAAAAGACATCGTTAGAAAACTGTCTGCCCAATTTTTTTCCACCAATGTCTAATAAATAAGGTTTTCGACAAAGATCCTTATTTTATCTTCTTACTCAATTCCCTGGTAGTGGCCGATCTTCTACGTTTAGAGACATCCGTCTTGAACAACGAATAATCCATCTCGAATTTTTCTCTCGTCTTATGCATTTTCGTTCACTTTCTCTCGATTGGCACCTCGAAGGCCAATCAGCGCAGGTTCGAATATCGAATGGATCGAAAGCGAGACGAATGGAAAAAATACGACTGTTTTCGCGACAAATCCTGATAGTGACGAAGAAAACTTCTGGCTGGCGAACAGGAAACGCGAACCAGTGGAAAagaacagaaaataaaaatggatCGTTTAATAACACATTCTTTTTCATGAAACACCGACGCTATTACTATCAACACTGACAGCGCGGCTCGTTTACCCAGCTTTTATATATAGCGATAGCTTTGGTTGCGTCAGATAGCATTAACATATTCGAAAAGGAATACACGGCGATACACAGTAGCTGCTTCGACTATTTACCATTACTATCAACTAGCAACGTTCGTGTGAATCTTCGAATACAAGCATCTTTTAGGATGATGAAAATGCTTCGAAGATCGAGAAATTTTTTCAAGGAATTCGTTCTAGGATGTTACAAACAATAGTCATCGATGCGAGATTACGACTAGCTGTAAACAATGGTGTTGTAACGAGTTGCGATATGCGAATGAGAATAAATCTCGTACGGGTGAATGATTGTTTGCATAAACGTCGATACCTTCGAAACGAGACGAATAAACGAAACGTTTAATGTATCGAGCGTCTTATTTTTACCGTTGGGAAAAATGTTAGTCGAGCAaagttattgaaataaaaaataaggaaaaagaaaaaaataaggaAATTGAACTTTGTTTATCACGAGTTAGCTCCAGACTCGTGGCgggtatttttacatttttataaatttcatcataGATTAGAAGAAGTGGGAAAATTGGGATTTTCGATCGTGCATCGGATTTATCGTAAACGTCTGACGAACGATTCGTAACACGTATCGTCTGTCATGATGTAATAAAAGGTCAGCGTTTCGTCTGCCTGAACGGATGACAGTAAAACTGATAGTAAAAATGACCCGGTTTCCGTCAACAGTGCCACCGTTAATGATCTCCGGGGCAATTACTCGACCGATACCAACGATACCAAAAACTGCAATTATCCTTCTCGTAACACCACGATTGCAATCGAACTGTTgcaaaaaaaaggggggggggCGGGGAGAAAAATATCGAACTGAAACTATATTACTGTAGGACAAAAAAGAGACTAATCAAATCGAACTAGCCATTTGTTACTAAAACTCCAATATCGGGATAAAATCCAATATCGCCGTAAGTAAAATCGAACAAAACACTGAACTTTCGTACAAAGCTTTTTCTATGTCTAACGATTACGTCGTCCAAGCACGACGTGACGAGATTAATTGCTTCATTACGAAATTACTCTTCGTCTAAGCCTTTATCTGTCTTCCGTTTAAGGCAAAAACGCACTCTATTTCGATCGTTTCTAGGAAAGTTCGTGAACGAATACGCGTCCGGATATGGCTTAGTCAACCGCTCTGTTCTTTTctcgttcttcttctttcatttcgAGCGGGGGCAATTCGAAAAACATTCTTTCACGTTCGCGATACGTTTGTGGGAAGTTGTTAAGAAATAGATAAGGCGACGAATCAACGTCGATTCCTCGTCCGTTCGACGATGATTCGTTGGCATATCGTCAACGAACCGTGACATTCGATTGTCAACGCGCGAGAAGTGGAAGTTTTTAATTAGAAAAGAATTAATCGGTCCTGATAAATTCTT contains the following coding sequences:
- the LOC117158232 gene encoding kynurenine/alpha-aminoadipate aminotransferase, mitochondrial, translating into MHKTREKFEMDYSLFKTDVSKRRRSATTRELTKIAYSAPKNVVSLAEGMPNEETFPFAEISVKLKDGSSFTLDDRELASALQYIPTQGYPPLLQSLREFQRRTHAPPLWESRDIVIVSGSQDGLSKTLEAILGPGDPLLVHDPFYPGVEVVVSPHKVELIPIPQDEHGVVPEILRETLRNRELSGKKMPKIMYINATGSNPTGVIIPLERRKEIYRIACEYNFLILDDDPYHFMHFNEVEPKSFLSLDTEGRVIRLDSFSKVISSGLRLGFITAAAPLIASIELHLQSSHLHAPTLSQVILYKLMKLWGYDGMMKHFTGIKRFYKQRRDIIARLAEKHLSGLVDFTIPRGGFFLWIKVRDIKDTWKMIMQRGVTEGVIMAPGAAFMKDSSKPCNAIRASFSKASYEEMNLAMERLADLIRSELRNNYSIINENPFIN